The Nonlabens spongiae genome contains a region encoding:
- a CDS encoding 6-pyruvoyl trahydropterin synthase family protein, with the protein MKKVRITKEFTFETGHALHGYDGKCRNVHGHSYKLAVTVIGTPISDTNNVKLGMVIDFGDLKKIVKEEIVDPFDHATVFNKNTPHVELAEELRGRGHDVILADYQPTSEMMILDFAEKIKSRLPEHLELFSLRLRETETSYAEWHASDQA; encoded by the coding sequence ATGAAAAAGGTACGCATCACCAAGGAATTTACTTTTGAAACCGGTCACGCGCTTCACGGCTATGACGGTAAATGCCGTAATGTGCATGGACATAGTTATAAATTAGCCGTTACCGTGATTGGCACTCCTATTTCTGACACTAATAATGTGAAGCTGGGAATGGTGATCGATTTTGGCGACTTGAAGAAAATCGTCAAGGAAGAAATTGTGGATCCTTTTGATCATGCTACTGTTTTTAACAAAAACACCCCTCACGTAGAACTTGCTGAAGAACTGAGAGGCAGAGGTCATGATGTGATTCTCGCCGATTACCAGCCTACAAGCGAGATGATGATTCTGGATTTTGCCGAGAAAATCAAATCACGTCTACCCGAGCATCTTGAGCTTTTTTCCCTAAGACTCAGGGAAACAGAAACCAGCTATGCGGAATGGCACGCTAGCGATCAGGCCTAA
- a CDS encoding coiled-coil domain-containing protein encodes MSKIKIFELDIDVDAVLKSQTELKKRLDRSKESLDALKKSGDTSSRTYVELQAETKALNREYNASQTQLGKLLELQGKEIKTVKEAENALSIINKRWSETKQLYGENSIQAEQLAAKHKELKDRTVELRKGIGDTSTNIGRYSEGVKEAFEGTSIFSGGLSGMVQKSEESGGALNLVKGGLKGAATGMWGMTKATLAFIATPIGAILAVLVGAFALVKSALNRSEDSTNKLMRAFSGFSGITNKLLKFLEPLGEFLIDGIVKGFELAEKAIFKGIDAIASGLELLGFEEQAAALRKFNIEVQESSAQAKELADAEAFLRNEQRKSGKIQKDYQREAEKLRQIRDDESKSIQERVAANEELGKTLKKQLEEELRIAQLNLEVNNIRIEQEGRTQEALDAQAEALEAIADIRERITGQESEQLTNRVQLQKEAAQQQKEIADKAIAEQEAQLQLFIQQQGHRKKTLEEQLKVAEDVYKKEVDILKANLKNRNVTETEYDAELLRLKNELASQRAEVAVQAASQELQAYLNANQSRIDAETRLTDEVVKAEEDRLQRIKEKQQQYHKARLIQGEINETEYNEKIDEINEQNRIKNEELKTAQKEQEKEADLIDLENKRILGEENFLMNLENRRNELERQRQQEIKEAEITGADVNLINARYAAMDKQLREESLQYKLAVGKSYLDRVSGLLDQESALGKSVAIASVVADKAAAISQIVSQTGIANTKAIAASPLTFGQPWVTINTVQAGISTGLAVAEGAKAIRDIKKAEKGALFSIGGKRHSQGGTKFLGEDGTAFEAEQGELIGVMNRNAARLFMDFNNMHLNSRTASTPNYFADGGIVTRSFVQSNTQRPNRVPAVDYDRMAASFKDAVSSLPSPITSVEDIISSVSKRNSIVDGANI; translated from the coding sequence ATGTCAAAAATAAAAATCTTCGAGCTGGATATCGACGTGGATGCGGTACTCAAAAGTCAAACGGAATTAAAGAAGCGATTAGACCGCAGCAAGGAATCACTAGACGCACTAAAAAAGTCTGGCGACACTTCATCTCGTACATACGTAGAGCTGCAAGCTGAAACCAAGGCGTTAAACCGTGAATACAACGCGAGTCAAACACAACTGGGTAAACTCCTAGAACTTCAGGGCAAAGAAATAAAAACGGTCAAAGAAGCGGAAAACGCGCTATCGATAATAAACAAGCGATGGTCTGAGACTAAACAACTGTACGGTGAAAATTCCATTCAGGCAGAACAGTTAGCAGCAAAGCACAAAGAACTGAAAGACCGCACCGTAGAACTTCGCAAAGGCATAGGCGATACCTCTACAAATATCGGACGTTATTCCGAAGGGGTAAAAGAAGCGTTTGAAGGTACAAGTATTTTTAGCGGTGGTCTGAGTGGCATGGTTCAAAAATCCGAAGAATCTGGAGGCGCGCTGAACTTGGTTAAAGGTGGTCTGAAAGGTGCTGCAACTGGAATGTGGGGAATGACCAAGGCGACACTTGCATTTATCGCAACCCCTATCGGTGCAATTCTGGCCGTACTGGTCGGAGCGTTTGCGCTAGTCAAAAGCGCATTGAACCGAAGCGAGGATTCCACTAACAAACTCATGAGGGCGTTTAGCGGTTTTTCTGGAATCACTAACAAACTATTGAAGTTTCTGGAACCGTTGGGCGAATTTCTTATCGATGGGATTGTGAAAGGTTTTGAACTGGCAGAAAAAGCGATTTTCAAGGGAATTGATGCGATAGCTTCAGGACTTGAATTGCTAGGTTTTGAAGAACAGGCAGCAGCTTTGCGAAAGTTCAATATTGAGGTTCAGGAAAGCAGCGCACAAGCCAAAGAATTAGCGGATGCGGAAGCGTTTTTAAGAAACGAGCAGCGCAAGTCTGGGAAAATTCAAAAGGACTATCAAAGAGAAGCTGAGAAGTTGCGACAAATCCGCGACGATGAAAGCAAAAGCATTCAGGAGCGAGTAGCTGCAAATGAAGAATTAGGGAAAACCCTCAAAAAACAGCTAGAAGAAGAATTGAGAATCGCACAGCTCAATCTTGAAGTAAACAATATCCGAATTGAGCAAGAAGGTAGAACTCAAGAAGCTCTGGACGCACAAGCCGAAGCCCTTGAAGCCATTGCGGACATTCGCGAAAGGATAACTGGTCAGGAATCGGAGCAGTTAACAAACCGCGTTCAGTTGCAAAAAGAAGCTGCACAACAGCAAAAAGAGATTGCAGACAAGGCGATAGCCGAACAAGAAGCGCAGCTTCAATTATTCATTCAGCAACAGGGGCACCGTAAAAAGACACTTGAAGAACAGCTCAAAGTCGCTGAGGATGTTTACAAAAAAGAGGTCGATATCCTCAAGGCAAATCTTAAAAACAGAAATGTTACCGAGACTGAATACGATGCTGAACTTCTAAGGCTTAAAAATGAACTGGCAAGCCAACGCGCAGAAGTTGCAGTTCAGGCAGCATCTCAAGAATTGCAAGCCTACCTGAATGCTAACCAGAGCCGAATAGATGCCGAAACCCGATTGACTGATGAAGTCGTAAAAGCCGAAGAGGATCGTTTGCAACGCATTAAGGAAAAACAGCAGCAATATCACAAGGCTAGACTTATTCAGGGAGAAATCAATGAAACTGAATACAACGAGAAGATTGACGAGATAAATGAGCAGAACAGAATCAAAAATGAGGAGCTGAAAACCGCTCAGAAAGAGCAGGAAAAAGAAGCGGATCTAATTGACCTTGAGAACAAACGCATTCTCGGTGAAGAAAACTTCTTAATGAATCTTGAGAACCGTAGAAACGAACTTGAGAGACAACGACAGCAAGAAATCAAAGAAGCTGAAATCACCGGTGCAGATGTGAACTTGATAAATGCCAGATATGCAGCAATGGACAAACAGCTTAGGGAAGAATCTCTACAGTACAAGTTAGCCGTTGGTAAAAGCTATTTAGATCGCGTCTCTGGATTATTGGATCAAGAAAGCGCATTGGGCAAATCAGTTGCGATAGCTTCGGTCGTTGCGGATAAAGCAGCAGCTATTTCACAGATTGTAAGCCAGACGGGAATTGCAAACACTAAAGCTATCGCAGCATCTCCTTTGACGTTTGGTCAGCCATGGGTAACAATAAACACCGTACAGGCGGGAATTAGCACAGGTCTAGCGGTTGCTGAAGGAGCAAAAGCAATCAGAGACATTAAAAAAGCCGAAAAAGGAGCATTGTTCAGTATAGGCGGTAAGCGTCATTCGCAAGGCGGAACAAAGTTTCTAGGCGAAGATGGAACTGCATTTGAAGCGGAACAAGGGGAACTGATTGGAGTGATGAATCGCAATGCAGCGCGCTTGTTCATGGACTTCAACAATATGCACCTAAACAGCCGTACAGCTTCGACACCCAATTACTTTGCAGATGGCGGGATTGTAACCAGATCATTCGTGCAGTCAAACACTCAAAGACCTAATCGAGTGCCAGCAGTTGATTATGACCGCATGGCAGCATCTTTTAAGGACGCGGTTAGCTCTTTACCGTCTCCGATAACGTCCGTTGAAGATATCATTTCCAGCGTTTCAAAAAGAAACTCCATAGTTGATGGAGCAAATATTTAG